The following coding sequences lie in one Pseudomonas monsensis genomic window:
- a CDS encoding DUF6124 family protein gives MDKLIPDPPHETTTPLEEALRAEDQARNREAIKRALDFYLCPEPAKPCRPSTMFMVRPEVDTESLLAHACESLASASTAASNFANELSGSQRSTVLGIQQIVMLAELAVNRALDRVDPQT, from the coding sequence TTGGACAAACTGATCCCCGACCCACCCCACGAAACCACCACCCCACTCGAAGAAGCCCTCCGCGCCGAAGACCAGGCCCGAAACCGCGAAGCCATCAAGCGCGCCCTCGACTTCTACCTGTGCCCCGAACCCGCAAAGCCCTGCCGACCGAGCACCATGTTCATGGTCCGCCCAGAGGTCGACACCGAAAGCCTGCTCGCCCACGCCTGCGAATCGTTAGCCTCGGCAAGCACCGCCGCCAGCAACTTCGCCAATGAGCTAAGCGGTTCGCAGCGCAGCACGGTATTAGGCATCCAGCAAATCGTCATGCTCGCCGAACTGGCGGTAAACCGAGCGCTGGATCGAGTCGACCCACAAACCTGA